TCTACGAGTTCTTTAGAAATAGAACGAATACCTAAGTTGGTCATTCTGACGGTCGGAGGCAAAGCGAAAATAACAGAAGCGAAGACCCCTGGCACCATACCGATACCGAAGAAAGCTACTGCTGGAATTAAATAGACAAAACCAGGCATCGTTTGCATTAAATCCAAAATAGGTTTGACTACTTTTTCTACAGTATTACTTTTAGACATCCATATCCCAAGAGGAACACCAATAATAATAGCGACTAAACTTGAGATAATTACCAATGTGATGGTATTCATTAAATCATCCCACATACCTTGGTTGTATATGAAAAGCAATCCAAGAAGGGTAAATAGTGCGAATCCCCATTTACGTTTAAATACAAAGAATGCCGCAATCACTAGAAGTGCCATCATCACAAATGGTGGAATCGCAGTGAGAATCATAGTCATAAAATTCATGATAGCTTCACCAGTAACTTGCAGGACTGAGAAGAGGCCGGATAAATGTGTGGTCAGCCAGTCTACGATGTTATCAATCCAATCAGAAAAAGGAAGTTTTCCTGCCCCGAAATTAAACATTTGCATTCCCTCCCTCTTCTGTGGATTTGTCATCAGACTTAACAGTAATATTGTCCGTACTCATTGCACCAATGACACTGCCTCGAACTACCACGCCAATAACACGTTCTTCTTCATTTACTACTGCAAGAGGTGCGGGTGAGTTGTAAATAAGGTTGAAAATATCACTCACAAACATATCTTTATTAATTTTATGCACATTTTCATCTAGTATCTCTTTTAAAGTGAGTCCCTTATCTCTAGCTTCTAAGGCTTTTTCTGCAGAGATGCTTCCTTTTAATTTACGTTCTCGGTCAATGGCAAGCAACATACTGACTTCTTCTTGTCGCATACGTTGTAACGCCACATTTGGTCCTTCTGATTCAATATTAATAGTCAAAGGAGGTTCCATTATATTTTCTGCTGTTAAAACTTTAGAACGATCGACATCTTCGGTAAATTCTTTTACAAAGTTATTAGCAGGATGAGTTAAAATTTCTTCTCCAGTACCAATTTGCATAATCTTTCCATCACGCATCAAAGCAATGCGATCACCAATACGTAAAGCTTCGTTTAAGTCATGCGTAATAAAAATAATAATTTTCTTTACTTTACGTTGTAAGTTTAATAAATCATCTTGCATGTCGCGTCGAATCAATGGATCAAGTGCTGAGAAAGCTTCATCCATTAATAAGATTTCGGAATCATTTGCTAATGCGCGTGCTAGCCCCACACGTTGTTGCATACCACCTGAAAGTTGATCTGGATATTGATCTTTAAACGAAAGCAGACCTGTATCTTCTAATGCTCTTTCAGCTTGTTGTTTACGTTCTTCTTTATTAACGCCGCGTATTTCTAAACCGTACTCCGCGTTTTCTAAAACTGTTCTTTTAGGAAAAAGACCAAAATTTTGGAACACCATATTTACTTTGGTACGTCTGATTTCCCGTAGTTCACTCTTAGACATCTTTGAAACATCCTCATCATTGATAAAAATACTTCCTGAAG
Above is a genomic segment from Staphylococcus piscifermentans containing:
- a CDS encoding quaternary amine ABC transporter ATP-binding protein, whose protein sequence is MSKVRVRNLTKVFGKNNQKALDMVKKGKSKQEILEQTGATVGVYDANFDVEDGEIFVIMGLSGSGKSTLVRLINRLIEPTSGSIFINDEDVSKMSKSELREIRRTKVNMVFQNFGLFPKRTVLENAEYGLEIRGVNKEERKQQAERALEDTGLLSFKDQYPDQLSGGMQQRVGLARALANDSEILLMDEAFSALDPLIRRDMQDDLLNLQRKVKKIIIFITHDLNEALRIGDRIALMRDGKIMQIGTGEEILTHPANNFVKEFTEDVDRSKVLTAENIMEPPLTINIESEGPNVALQRMRQEEVSMLLAIDRERKLKGSISAEKALEARDKGLTLKEILDENVHKINKDMFVSDIFNLIYNSPAPLAVVNEEERVIGVVVRGSVIGAMSTDNITVKSDDKSTEEGGNANV